One window of the Dreissena polymorpha isolate Duluth1 chromosome 5, UMN_Dpol_1.0, whole genome shotgun sequence genome contains the following:
- the LOC127881493 gene encoding hepatocyte growth factor receptor-like yields the protein MTVKVSDFGLSRDVYEREYYSSCDKTTKLPVKWMSPESLEFGHYSSKSDVWSYGVVLWELLTRGMCPYPAVDNWDIMRYLKSGRRLEKPEYCPDDVYQIMLRCWQWEPRKRPAFSELVTSVPEILGRRGRFESSRGMSESSDCK from the exons ATGACGGTCAAAGTATCTGACTTCGGATTGTCACGTGACGTGTATGAGAGGGAATACTACAGTTCCTGTGACAAGACGACGAAACTTCCGGTGAAGTGGATGAGTCCGGAAAGTCTCGAATTCGGACACTACAGCTCGAAATCGGACGTG TGGTCGTATGGCGTGGTTCTCTGGGAGCTGCTAACGAGAGGCATGTGTCCCTACCCGGCCGTGGACAACTGGGACATCATGCGTTACCTGAAGTCAGGCAGGCGGCTCGAGAAACCGGAGTATTGTCCGGATGACGT gTACCAGATAATGCTGCGCTGCTGGCAATGGGAACCACGAAAAAGACCGGCGTTCTCTGAGCTTGTAACCAGCGTTCCAGAGATCCTAGGTCGCCGCGGGAGATTCGAGTCCAGCCGAGGCATGTCTGAAAGCAGTGATTGTAAATAG